Proteins encoded in a region of the Brevefilum fermentans genome:
- a CDS encoding reverse transcriptase/maturase family protein: protein MLKKNGVWREISLLTVTDKVLQRAFLNVIEPEFEQRFLNCSHGYRRNRSTATAIQQLLANRDKGLVWLLDADILGCFDHIDHEILMQLFTRVVKEHFVIDLLQKWLVAGRRHRHQAIGIPQGAVISPLLCNIYLHQLDAKLSCARWHYIRYADDFVVMTTSENQALEARNLVSQSLAALRLVLHPDKTHISNFEQGFTFLGVEFFKNTYRYLWQDKKIQVEGKDLKMLYRYMPTFYSKGQ, encoded by the coding sequence GTGCTTAAAAAGAACGGTGTTTGGCGTGAAATTTCACTGCTTACGGTGACCGACAAGGTGCTCCAAAGGGCGTTTTTGAATGTGATTGAACCCGAATTTGAGCAACGCTTTTTAAACTGCAGCCATGGCTACCGAAGAAATCGTTCAACGGCAACCGCTATCCAGCAATTGTTGGCCAACAGGGACAAGGGCTTGGTTTGGCTGTTGGATGCTGATATCCTGGGCTGTTTCGACCATATCGATCATGAGATTCTGATGCAATTATTCACTCGCGTGGTCAAAGAGCATTTTGTGATCGACTTGTTGCAAAAGTGGTTAGTGGCAGGGCGCCGACATCGCCATCAAGCCATTGGCATCCCACAGGGAGCAGTGATTTCTCCGCTTTTGTGCAATATCTATTTGCATCAACTGGACGCTAAATTGAGTTGCGCTCGCTGGCATTACATCCGCTATGCCGATGATTTTGTGGTGATGACCACCAGCGAAAATCAAGCGCTGGAGGCGCGAAATTTGGTGTCCCAGTCTTTGGCTGCTTTGCGGCTGGTGCTTCATCCTGATAAAACCCACATCAGCAATTTTGAGCAGGGCTTTACCTTTCTGGGCGTTGAATTTTTTAAAAACACATATCGATACCTCTGGCAAGATAAAAAAATTCAGGTCGAAGGAAAGGATTTGAAAATGCTCTATCGTTATATGCCCACATTTTATTCGAAAGGTCAGTGA